Within Bacillus sp. E(2018), the genomic segment ACTTCAATTTTAGATGTACTTGAAGAAGATAACAAAAGCCCTAATAATATGGAATATAATAATAGAGGTGTTACAGGTAGACAAGCTGAGAATTTCTTCATTAATTTTTTTAATGAAGAATTTTCAAAAAGTTACATTGGTGACCTCATAGACACACGTGATTATGGCTGTGGTTATGATTTTAAGTTAAGTGGCGATTCAGAAGTTGTATTTGAGGTTAAAGGCCTTGCATCAATGGATGGCGGCGTTAGTTTTACAGATAAAGAATGGTCGGTTGCAAAAAAATTAAAGACGAATTATATTCTAGTGATAATTAGTAATGTGTTTAGTGATCCGATTGTTAGAACTATTATTAATCCTTATGAAAAAATTAAACCTACTAAAAGACTGAATAAAGTAGTATCAGTAAATTGGAACTTCAGAACAAATCAATTATAATCTTCTATTTTCAGGAGTGTATAGTATTACCAAAAGCATTATAATGTCAAACCTATATTCTAGAAGAAGAATCGTTAAAATACAGCCTGACTTTAAAGTCAGGCTGTATTAATGCGTAGTAGTAATATTTCTTAGTTGGGAATATTATATAATTAAAAATAAGGGGAAGATGATTATGCCAACATACAACAAACTCGTCCGTGACCGTATTCCTGAAATCATTAAAAGAACAGGTGCTTCCTTTAACACTACTATTCTATCTGAAACTAATTACATAAAAGAGCTAAAGAAAAAATGTTATGAAGAAATAGATGAATATGTTGTAGCTGATAATGACAAAGATGCTGTTGAGGAACTAGCTGACTTGCTTGAATTAATGTACGCACTTGCTAAAGTCCATGGTGTAGAATTCTCTGAAATTGAAAAAGTTAGGCAGGAAAAGGCAGAAAAGCGCGGAGGATTTCAGGAACGGATCTTTCTGATCGATGCAGAATAATTTAACGATATTAATTTCAAAACAGAAAAGAGATGTTGGCATTGAGCCACAAATTACAAGTGGGAGAAATGAAAGTTGGATATTTGACTGACAAGGAAATCTGGGGACACTTCAATTATATCTTTTCTCCAAAATCTAAAAACTCTACAACATATAAATTTGTCTTGATTAAGTCAATATTAGAGAATCTTTATAATGTAAATGGAAATTTAGAATTAACATATGATCTTTTATATACGAGTTTTTCTAAAATATATTGGAATCTTGTAGTACATCATAATTTAAATCAAATTAATATGGTCGGGAAGAAATCAGAGGTACAAAAAATACTTTTTAAAATCAATGATAAGCACATGATTCCAAATACTTTTGTATTTGATAAGCTTTCCGATGAATTGCAAATTGAAATCATAACAAAGGTTAAAAAGAAGGCTAAGTTGAATGTTATGGGTGCTATATACGGTGATACTGATAGTACAATCTATGATTTCGATAATAAAAGAGAATCTATCAAAATTAATCCCAGCTATTACTTGTTTATGCAGCGGTTTCAGAAAGTGCTGACCTATTTAACGAACTATCACCTTGCTTTATTTTTAGAAAAGTTCAACCAAAACGGTGATATTACAAATCTTCTTATGAAAGTTGAAAATGTATCTAAAAGATCTTCGTTAAATGAATTCTACTTACTTTTGTCATCTTTTTACAATGACAAGTGTTTTTATTGTGGTAAAGAAATTAAGAAAAAAGGGTCTATTCATGTTGATCATTTCATTCCATGGAGTTTTGTGCAAACTGATCAATTATGGAACTTGGTCATTTCCTGTAGTTCATGTAACTTAGCTAAGAATGACAAATTAGCCATAGAACAATATTTGGAGTCTCTTATAGATAGAAACTTGGAGTTAACAAAAAATTCATTAGTAAACCAACGGCCAGATATGAGAATCTATACAGAAAAGAAATTGATTGAGCTTTATAATTACTCCAAGGAGAATGGATTTACAGACATTTGGACTCCACAGAAGAAAATCCGATTATAATAAGAAAAGCTTAAGGCGAAGTATCCTTAAGCTTTTTTACTTCTTATCGTCCTCAACAAAATGCTTCAACATAGCCAACTTATTACCCCAAAACTTCTCATAATAAGATAGCCACTGCTTCACTTCAGTTAAAGGCTCTGGATGTAACTGATAAATTTTCTCCCGTCCTTCCTTTCGACCTGAAATGAGTTCAGCCTCCGTTAAAATCTGCAGATGCTTCGTCACTGCTGTACGGCTCATCTCAAAGTGGTCGGCAATCTCTGAGATCGGTCGCTCATTTTCAGAAAGCAACCTCAAGACTTCACGCCTCGTTGGATCCGCAATCGCTTTAAAGACATCGGGTTTTTCTGATGGTGCTGCCACTTAACCCTCTACGACCTTTTTCAGTCTTTCATTCACAATACCAACCCATCCGCCGCTCATGCGATCACGCACATCTTGCGCTTTTTGATTCGCTTTTCCAACGATCGCGTCTTCTTCTTTCCAGCCGCTATGAATCAGGGTGAACGCTGTCTGATCTCCTTTTTCCTCTAACAGAAACGTAATGACCCAGCCGTCTGTATCCCATGCAAACGATAGTTTATTCGGTTCATCGATCACAAGCACTTTACAAGGTGAAGGACCAAAAGGGGACTGGATGTGAAACTCATGTCCTTCTTTTGCTTTAAAGTCATTCGGCATGAACCAAGCTGACATGCCTTCTGATGTCGATACAGCATCCCACACTTTTTGAATCGGTGCGTTAAAGGTTGCGGTTTGTGTAATATCTGGTAGTGTTGACACAAGCATTCATCTCCTAGTCTGAATATGTAACCATTTGGTTGTATGTTTAGAATATAACACCTTTTGGTTGCATGTCAATTCATTCTGAGGCGATTGGATAAATATGCTAAAATATAGGAATACAACGTGTTCATGAAAAGAGGCTAACGGTATGACCCAAACGCAAACAAAAAATGAACCAAAACGTATACCTGAAGAAGTAAAGGAAGTATTAAACCTTTACTTCGAAAAAATAGAGAAGAAGCTGCCAAACAAGTTAGAGGCACTTTACCTATTCGGCTCTGTTTCCATTGGCGCTTACCAAGAAGGACTAAGTGACATTGACTTTTACTCGGTTACAAAAGAAAAGCTAACACAATCAGATGTTGATAAATTAAAAGAAATTCACCATGAGATGAGAAAAGAGTATCCGAAGCCGAGCTTAGATGGCATGTATTTGACGCGTGAAGATTTGGAGAATGAGAATAACGGTGATTCCTCTTGTCCGTATTTTAATGAAGGAAAGCTTCAAAGTTTCCGACCTTTTCACCGTAATTGGATCGACGCATATCAACTTCAATCATATGGCATCGTCGTTAGAGGACTGCCGATCGAAACATATAATCTATCTGTAGATTGGACAGAATTGAAATCAAAATTGATTGAAAACATTAACGGTTATTGGCTGAACTGGGTGAGAAATTGTGAGCGTTTTCCGTCTACTCAATATATAGGATTATACATGAGTGCAAACATGAT encodes:
- a CDS encoding HNH endonuclease domain-containing protein, which translates into the protein MSHKLQVGEMKVGYLTDKEIWGHFNYIFSPKSKNSTTYKFVLIKSILENLYNVNGNLELTYDLLYTSFSKIYWNLVVHHNLNQINMVGKKSEVQKILFKINDKHMIPNTFVFDKLSDELQIEIITKVKKKAKLNVMGAIYGDTDSTIYDFDNKRESIKINPSYYLFMQRFQKVLTYLTNYHLALFLEKFNQNGDITNLLMKVENVSKRSSLNEFYLLLSSFYNDKCFYCGKEIKKKGSIHVDHFIPWSFVQTDQLWNLVISCSSCNLAKNDKLAIEQYLESLIDRNLELTKNSLVNQRPDMRIYTEKKLIELYNYSKENGFTDIWTPQKKIRL
- a CDS encoding SRPBCC domain-containing protein encodes the protein MSTLPDITQTATFNAPIQKVWDAVSTSEGMSAWFMPNDFKAKEGHEFHIQSPFGPSPCKVLVIDEPNKLSFAWDTDGWVITFLLEEKGDQTAFTLIHSGWKEEDAIVGKANQKAQDVRDRMSGGWVGIVNERLKKVVEG
- a CDS encoding nucleoside triphosphate pyrophosphohydrolase, with product MPTYNKLVRDRIPEIIKRTGASFNTTILSETNYIKELKKKCYEEIDEYVVADNDKDAVEELADLLELMYALAKVHGVEFSEIEKVRQEKAEKRGGFQERIFLIDAE
- a CDS encoding metalloregulator ArsR/SmtB family transcription factor, which codes for MAAPSEKPDVFKAIADPTRREVLRLLSENERPISEIADHFEMSRTAVTKHLQILTEAELISGRKEGREKIYQLHPEPLTEVKQWLSYYEKFWGNKLAMLKHFVEDDKK
- a CDS encoding aminoglycoside adenylyltransferase domain-containing protein; the encoded protein is MTQTQTKNEPKRIPEEVKEVLNLYFEKIEKKLPNKLEALYLFGSVSIGAYQEGLSDIDFYSVTKEKLTQSDVDKLKEIHHEMRKEYPKPSLDGMYLTREDLENENNGDSSCPYFNEGKLQSFRPFHRNWIDAYQLQSYGIVVRGLPIETYNLSVDWTELKSKLIENINGYWLNWVRNCERFPSTQYIGLYMSANMIEWGVLGVTRLYYSIREEDITSKEGAGEYAIQTVPEAYHQIIREALRIRNRNKFSHYGSMRKRRNDALSYMKYIIRECNNL
- a CDS encoding DUF3883 domain-containing protein translates to MDLNRKKGLIVSYYLSKYDRNALEVLKYDSFRAAFSDIGAKLNIPANTIKNRRDDFDSINDNNRSGWYQKELSKSSLEVAEKFGDVSEDALAYIVKDILFNNEEETSILDVLEEDNKSPNNMEYNNRGVTGRQAENFFINFFNEEFSKSYIGDLIDTRDYGCGYDFKLSGDSEVVFEVKGLASMDGGVSFTDKEWSVAKKLKTNYILVIISNVFSDPIVRTIINPYEKIKPTKRLNKVVSVNWNFRTNQL